Genomic DNA from Fusarium keratoplasticum isolate Fu6.1 chromosome 2, whole genome shotgun sequence:
AATCTTATTGCGGACGGCCCTTTTGATAGACCTTGTATACCAAAAAGTAAGCGCCATGATACAAGAGTCCCCAGCGCCTAACCCCGCCCCGATGTTGGACGGATTCTGAAGTGTACTTGACAGACCCAGTGCACCGGTTCGGGATCTACCTGGTTCGGGTGGAGGGGATGAGTTGTCAGACTTGACGCTATTTCTCACGCTATATGCTAACACTGGAGTCCTTGACTTGGCCTGGCGGTGAGGCAGTTTTGTGGCAATTCACCTGATGCCAAGAGAGGGTTTGTCGATGGCAGTGTAAGGGGTTAAACCGGGTCTCGTGGCAAACTTCGACTGGTGAGGTCGATCATCGGAAGCATCTATGCGAGTTTTGTTGGATAGCGTGGTTCGAAACCGTATCAATGGAGTTTCGTGTTgtagagatgagatgaatgtGATGCGGTGTACAAACGAGGACGCCAGGTCTAGATTATTCTGCCTCGTGAAAGAATCACAGTCGATGGAGTGGAATGTCGTTCCCAGGGTCGGTTGTCTCGACTATAGTCGGTCGTCTAGACGCTCGGCGATTTCCTAAAGCGTACTCAAGAAGCCTTGGAGCATCTCAAAGTGTATCAATGGGGTCTGTGGACTAGTGCCGCAGGGAATGAACCCGGGGaataaagaaaaaggagGGGAGAAGTGGAGGATATTGCGGCACAGCGGTTGACGGCAGTGTTCAATGAAACAGGGCCTTTAAGAGGGGACCAGCGATAGTGTCAGTAACTAACTACCAGATCCAGGGCCCAAGAGAGTGGATAGAGTGGATAGGGCAAGCAAGGGACGGGTCCCGACGAGAGGGGCACTATCTTTAATGAAGCCTGAATTATGGCTCGCCCTGGCGAGATTTCGGGAGCCTTGCGCGAGGCATTCGCGCATCGGAGGCCCAGCACGGAGGCCGGCACGTGCGCAGCGAGTATAGTAAGCGGTGATTGGGTGAGATTGGCTAGGCGCCCTGATTTGTGACGTGAGAGCCCGAAAGCGGTTAGCGAAATGCTTGGCAGATTATCAGCGCAGTTGCGCAACCAAACGCATGGCCGGACAGCCTGGTCGTAGTCAGCCTTCATCAGCCTTAGATGCAGCACAGCCCCATGCCCAACAAGGGAACATTCTGCAGTttgtctttgccaacaaTCAATCGCGAACAGGTATTTTCTGGGTTGAAGCGCTGTTTCATCTGTCGCAAAGAGAACAAGGAAAAAGAGCTTGTACGCTTTTGTCCGCGCGCTCATTCCTGTGAACACCATCTCAAGTTCTCCAAAGGCGTTAGGCTAGGCGCAaacagcaccaccaccccaTCACTTCGCAACCGTGACTATCCCCGCCCGTCAGTGCATCAGCCGGCGCAAGACCCTGTGAGTTCTTTGATTCACCTCCGACTCATACGCCGCTTAACGTCCGCTAGACAAAGGCATCCACGCACACAGCCTCTTGCGCTTGACCTGTGCTGCCTCCTCTCAACAGCACATCACGCTTTGTTTCTCAAGGCCTAATCCGGCCTGCTTCATCGCAGCCGCACATAAATGGGCGCACTCTGCTCCAGGTCAGGGCCGGAGGATGGAGGACAGGACGACTACGACAGTCACCAGAGAAAACACAACATCAACACAACTTCAATGACGCAATCAACACGACAAACATCGCCTCCAACCTGGCGCCATCCGCTAGGCGCGCTGACCCTAGCCGAGGCCCTCGCTGCGAAGAGCCATATTGAGGCTCTCAATGGTGAGATCGCGGGCAGGAGGCCGATCTTTGAGGCAGAGGATGCGGGGACGACCGGTTCAACAGCTGTCGAATCTGATGATCCCCGCACAAGAGATTACTTCAAGTTGCGACAAAGTATCGTGACATGCGAAAGGACACTGGATTTTGACCATCCGTGTCGGAGAGGGGCGACACCAGATGAGCGGCGCGCCGATGCTATTATTCAGGAGTTGAAGCGCAGGGACGAGACGAATGTCTACGAAAAGGCCCCTTCACGGACGGGCTACGGTGGGCAGCTACACCCTCGGTTCCCCGGAGATCACTTCTTGTCAAACAAGAGCCTCATCGACCAGACCGACCTCTTCGCTGTGGCACGGCGCATGCCCAAGGGCGGCCACCTACACATCCACTTCAACGCCTGCTTGGCTCCTCATGTTCTGTTGAACATCGCAAAGGATATGGATCGCATGTTCATCACAAGCGACTTGCCCCTGGTATCCGACGATGATTGCTCAAACTTTGATCGCTGCGAGATCCAGTTCTCCCTCCTGAGCCCCGAGAAGGAGACCCCTGGAAACTTGTTTAGCGCCACATACAAAGCTCGACAGACCATGAAGTTTAGCAGATTCCTCGAGATGTTCCCCCAAATATACACAAAAGGAGCAACTGCCGACGAGTGGTTACTGGAGAAGCTCATGTTCCATGAGGAAGAGGCGCATAACTCCCTACAGACGGCATGCGGGTAATCCTTTCTTGTTTTGTACACTCACTTACCGGAATGATACTGATAGCTTATAGGGCTTGGGAAAAGTTCAATGGACGAAcaaggatgatgaagggTCTCTTCAACTACGAGACAGCATACCGACGATACACACGGCTCTGCCTCGAGGACTTTATGAAGGACAACATCACCTATGCTGAAATCCGGCCGAATTTTATGACGAGCAATCAGCTTTGGAACGACGAAGGTACCAAGCTTATTGACAATAAGGGTATTAtggagctcatcatcagcgAGGTGAATAGCTTCCAGGCCGACATGAAGGCACAAGGCAGGTTCTTTGGCGGGCTCAAGGTTATTTACTGCACCCCTCGATCATTTCCACCTGAGAAGATCGAGGCTGCTCTCACTGAATGTctcaagttcaagaaggtCTGGCCAGAGTGGATCGCAGGTAAGTAAACACATGGACATGCCGTCCTTTGCGTGAGTCCAGATTGCTCACTATGTAATAGGTTTCGATCTTGTTGGCGAAGAGTCCAAGGGACGGCCCATCAAGGACTTTATCCCCGAGCTTCTCAAGTTCCAGGAGAACTGCGAGGCTGCTAAATTGGAAATCCCTTTCCTGTTTCACTGCGGTGAAACCTTGGATATGGGAACTGATACAGACGGCAATTTGATCGATGCCCTGCTTCTCAAGTCGAAGCGCATCGGGCATGGTTTCGCGCTCGCAAAGCACCCATACGTCATGCAGCTCATGAAGGAGCGCGGCATCTGTCTCGAACTGTGccccatctccaacgagATTTTGGGTCTTACGCCCCGTGTCAGCGGACATACTATGTATCAGCTCTTGGCCAACAATGTCAACTGCACAGTCAGCTCTGACAATGGAACGCTGTTCCGGTAAGCTACCCAGGGAAAGTCTCGCACCAACACCCAACTGATAATTGTATCTAGATCTTCTCTATCGCATGACTTCTATCAGGTCATGGTAGGCAAGGCGGACATGGGGCTTTTCGGATGGAAGCAGCTTGTGCTGTGGAGTCTTAAGCACGCTTGTCTCGATCAGTCGGAATACGCCCGTGTGTACGCTCACTGGGAGACAGAGTGGAAGGAGTTTGTGAAATGGGTGATCCAAACATATGGTGAGGACACCAAGGCTGAGTAAGAGAGTGCTGAGCGGACTCAGTCGGGATGATGAACGAAGAGCGCCGTGTGGCAATTGGCCAGTCTCTCGACCCCTTGCGCTTGTCCCTGGCTTTCAACTGTGGAAGAATCAGGAGACAACAGGCAACTGTTGAGGGATATGTCGATATGGACCCGCTTTATCTCCAACGGCATGAAGAGCGTTGGATGGAAGCGTACACACGACAGGCAAATGCAGCTGATAGACCCAAGACTTGATCGCTCAAGAGGTCAGTATCAAATGAGAGACGAGAAAGAGCGAGACGAGGAGAGATACAAGGCGCAGACGACACGTACGGAAACTGAATGATGCTTTGATGATTGGATACCCTAGAAGTTCCTAGTTTCTCTACTATCTAGTTGATGCCCGCGCGCAACAGATATCGAGGCTTGGTTGATGCGCTGAACACAAAGGGAGGCTGGATACGGGGGCGAGCGACAAggtttgtttgtttgtttgtaTATACTCTTTTCTGCTTTTGCGTTCCATTGTTATTGTTTTACTAATGCCCTCGTACCACTTATACCGAGGCATTCTTCAATTTTCAGCCGTTTTCTCGAGAAAACACCCTCACATATGTGAATTCACTTATGTCATTCGTCTGTGGGAgaggctgagctgagcgTTGATGACGGTTTCGTGGAGGCGCGGCCGCTGTTGCCCGTGGCGCAGCTCGCAGCCGTGATCGAACAACGGCAGGATCCACCCGAGGACCCTTTCTTTCCCAGTTCTTGAGCTGAGATGAGACCCCTTCCTTATTTCCAACATTAATCCTTCAACATtttattcttcttctttcatGACCGATATATAGCGTTGTGCCTTATTCGTACTCTTTTGTCCATAGACTTTGGACTTGACTCTTGGCTAGTCCTGATCTGACCAACCGTTACACCTTACTACTACTCCTATCTCGACCCCTTGCTTGGCGTTGCATCGACAGCAGTATCAACATCTTGGACATTTAGAACTGTCAAATGGCCGAGCCCGGTGATCCAGGATGGAAATGGTTCCCCAATGTCAAAAGCAGTTGGTCGCTGGACGTCGTGACGCTTCTCGCCGTAATTGGCGAGTCGTCCATGACTGAGCATTCTCAGACCATCACGGCATCTCTGCTATGCCTCCTCCCCCGACTCATCCCCGCGCCTCAGGCTCTTCTCAAACCTTCTCGCCCAGGTCGAATGCCTGAAACATTGGCAAAAATGACGGGCGTCTACAGCGGGACGACGCTCGACTCTGTGGGGTTCTTTGCAACCATCATCACACCTCTGGATGCGCTTCCTGCTTTCAGCTTCCGGGTACTGGAGATCAAGCATAGCGACCAAAGCCACTTTGGCGATGTTGAGATGCGATTTCCCTCCCGTAAGGACAGTTGGTATCGCCGAGGCCTTGACTTTATACAACAACGGCGTTCGAGCTCATTCATAAAAGACAATGAGTCTAATGGCGGCCAGGAACTGCGGCCCAACCGCATTCCTCGATCTCCTGCGCTAGAAGATGGTGGGCTCCCTCTCCCGGCATCAGCAACCCCAACTCCAGCACGAAAAACTACAATTCGACTTCCAGAGGACACTGCCCAAGACGAGAACTTTGCGCCCCCAAAGCCGCTTGCGCGCCGAGCCACAGCCAAATCGGTGGTTCAGGATATGCTTGCGAACCCAACTTttgccaacaccaagaaaCGTCCTGCTGTCCCTGCCGAGCTTTTCTCACCAATACACGTCCTTTCCGTCTTTTCCTGCTTTCTCAGTATAGCTATATTGGGCTGCGCTATTCATTGGGAGGATGGCAATGCTATTCTGGCTGTGTCTCTCATATCCTTTGCCTCTAGTGTGGTCGGATATGCTTCCTTCTGGCACCCCATCCTCATGAACCGCAAGCACACCAACGAAGTGCCTAGAGGCGATGTCATGATCCGCACACGCGAGGGTGCTTTTATCCTCATCAAGTGCACAGAAGAGGTCGCCCGTGAGCTCTACTCAGGCACTGAAGAGTGCCATTACCACGTTGGTGATCGCAGCTATCGACTCCTCATGGCGCTTGGGACTACCCTGCTCATGCTGAGCGTCGTTCTTCTTGGAAACTGCACATGGAACTCACAGATCTTCATTGGTGGATCGTACATTGTTCTCAATGGTCTCTATTGGGGCCTAGGCATGCTTCCTCCCTCATACTTCTGGGACCTCTCGCGGTATACTTGGAAGGATGTTACTCGCGACGACGCTAAGGACGCCCACCTGATCACGGATTCCTCAGACCAGCGAGAAGGCTATCCAAGCTACACACGCACTCTATGGTACGCTATTCGCGAGACCAGGCGTATAGGTTGGGTTTCTCGGAGCGGAGCTGCTCCCGGGACGGATCAGTGGAAGAAATGGCTGGCAGAAGCCATGGAGAATGCCGGGAAAGGAAAGAGAGATTGGGAATCTGTTGCGAGGAAGGATGTTATCATGAAGGAAAACCTCGGCGACGAAGAATTTCTCGACGAAGCAGCTCAACATGCACCAGCAACAGAGGTTCAGACCGCCAAGAGACGACACCACCAAGACTGGGACAAGGATACGACGTTTTAGATCAACTCGAGTCGCTTGTTCTGGACAATGGCTCAGGAAAGCGCCCATGCTGACACGTTGATTGACGAGGATACGATTATGGACAATGGATCTTGTGCGGGCATCTTTGGTTGGGAGCGATGGGATGATACCAGGAATTCTCCAGTTTGTATTTCTATAGACTGTGCCAAGCATGGCGTTCTTCTTCCAACGgatataatactaaaagACGATGAAACCGAGGGATCTGATGCCCCCTGATACAATAGAAAAACCATATTGTTTGCAACTTTTAAAACGACATGCTTCTATGCCTTTCTGGCGCGCGACCGTCTCGTGTCCTAAACGCCGGCTCTCCGTAAAGAAAATGCGCCATGGCCCCCCCTTTTTGATACTCTCCAACGTCCAGTAACCAGGTATAGGGGTCGATTTAATCGTCAAAGTagatgcccttcttctccgagATGTCAATCGCACCGCCGCGGTAGcttcccctcttcttcttgttcttctccttggtgaagcccttgcccttggtcACGATCAGGTCCTCGTGCGCGCGCTGCGAGTAGGCGATGGGGACGTATTCGTTGGACGCGAACTTGGGGTCgaccttgatgttcttgggGATGCGCGAGAAGGGCTcgttctgcttcttgcgcCCGTTGGTCAGGACGGGGTCAGGGGGCAGGGGAGGGTTCGTCGAGTCTGTCTCGGCCTCCGGAGACTCCTTGCCGTCTAGGGTGACGGACGAGTCGGACGAGTCCTTaacctccttgccctttttgcccttcttgTTGTCTGAATCAGAGTCAGAGTCTGAAGAGTcggatgaggacgacgagccATCAGAGTCGGGTAGTGGCACCTGAGCCGCAGtctcagcatcagcctcatcgtcagagtcggagtcggagtcggagtcggaATCAGAATCAGAGTCCGAGTCAGAATccgagctggagctggagctggagctagAGCTGGAACTAGAGGAGTCAGAGTCGGATTCGGcgttctcgtcgtcggaaTCGCTGTCCGAGTCGCTTTCGCTTTCGCTGGAGCTCGAGTCGGATTCAGAGCCAGAAGACTGGTCccgcttctgcttcttcgcTCGCGGCTCGTCGTCGGAATCAGAGTCGGAAGAGCTCGAATCGGATTCGGAGTCGGAGGAAGACTCGGAGGAGCTATCGTCGACGGGGGCCTTGCGCTTGAGGTTCTTAGtcgccttgggcttgggggcttCGTCttcgctctcgctctcgctgCTGCTTGAGCTCTCAGAGGACGAGTCGGCGTCCTTCATATCCACATCCTCTCCGTCATCGCTTGAATCGCTGTCTTCCGAGCTGCTCGACTTCTTCGCCgaagccttcttcttgttggacTTGCTGGGCTTGGCGCTGGCCTCGCCCTTGGAAGCCTCCCAGGTCTGGAAAACGCTGACGAGCGAAGCGCTGGTCTCGGCGCCAGTCGCCTGCcagcccttcttctctctctgcTTCTTGAAAGCATCGTGGGCACCCTTGAAAGCGTGATCGGAGAGGAAAGACTCTACCAAGTCCATCAGCTGGCCagggggaggggcagagGCGGTATCATCGCTCTTGGCCGCGGCGGCCTTGTTGCTCTTTTTGCCCATGGTGTCTGTGGAGGGCTTGACGGGGTTCAAGGGGTTGTTGGAGAATAGCCACGAGGGAGGGTTCTGTTTCGGGCCAGACATGTGCTGATGCCACGAAGCAAAGGCTAAAAAGTCGGAATGGCGGAGGAATTGGAAGGCTGAAGTTGGCCAAAAATTATTTCTTTGAggctggaagaagcagcGGATCGACAATGGCTGCTGGAAAATTTCTGTGGACTTGGTGGGGCACGTGCTGTTATCAGCGCTTATCGAAGAGCTCCACTGTTTAACCAGGGATGATGCCAAGTACATTTGAGATGGTCCCTGAGGAGAGAAGTATGATTTGTTAGCATGGGGGAAGAAGGTACTTGAAATGATGTGTAAAATAGGCCATGAAAACTGTATCATCGTATTGGAGAGACCTTCTCATGGCGCTAGCTCAGGGCAGGGTACCTTACTCTAGCCGCCGTCCCTCAGCGACCAAAGCACGTCCCAGCAGCTGCATCATCGCCTCTTTGGGTTTCTCAAACAAAACAATCCCCAGCTTTGACTCTGTCCACTTTCGTGCACATCACGATTCACGCTCCGGCGATCCTCCTCTCGAAATCCCTAGTTTACACCCGAATCGGAAAAAATCGTTCAAAAACCCCGATTGCTGGTCTCTTCTTTTACCAGACTGTCCTTGCAGCGATCTTCTGATCCAGCTCTGATGGTGTTCTCTTTGTTGCGACTGCGCGACAACCACTTTGCATCGCAATCATGAACGCCACAAAGCGCAAGTTCAATACCCTTTTGCAAGGAATCGGTTCTTCACACTCAAAAACAGGCGACGATGCCGCGTCCCATCTAGAGGCTGGTTCCTCGCCTTCGCGCCATGCAACCTCAAGCTCTCCAGGCTCGACAGCCCGTGTATCTGGTGTCGATGCTGAGTTACTCCAGAAACGTCGACGGCTTGGCCTGCCAGACTCGACGGCGCCTGTCCTAGCTAAGAAGGGTAGCCTAACGGCTACCATTTCTTCCATTGTTTCCCGACGACCGCAAGCTCGGGATCCCTTGAAGAGCCTCAAAGAATCACCGGCAAAGTATTCTCCGAGTGATCGAACCGAACTCTTGAGAAGACTGGCCACTTTTCAAGAAATAACAGATTGGACGCCCAAGCCGGACAAGGTGAATGAGGTGGAATGGGCTAAGAGAGGATGGGTATGCAATGGCAAAGAGACAGTGCGCTGTCTGCTCTGTCACCGAGAGCTGGTTGTTAAGCTCAACCGCAAAGTGGTTGACGGCAAAGAGGTTGCCGTGTTGGTATCGTCTGAGATTGGTATGTTTCGTTGCATGGCGATGCCCTATCCACCATCTGACGTTTCGATAGAGGAGGCTTTGGTCGATAAATACGCTGATCTTATCGTTACCTCACACCAAGAGGATTGTCTATGGCGCAAGCGAGGCTGTGACGGTAGGTTACTACGCTTGGAGAGAGTCAACTTCAAAGTATTGACATCCTGTTCCCAGattctcttcttcgcctgTCTCTCGCCAACACGAGCAGCGGTCTCAAGTCTCTACGAGAACGATACGATGAGCTCCTGTCGAGAAAATCCTTCCTTCCATATGAGTTCAATCTTCGTCTTCCAGACGAGTTGAAACTTGACGAAATTCTTGCCCAACTGCCCGCTGATTTCTTCACCAACCCGGCGCCTGCCAACCCCGAAGTTGGATCTCGCCCGAACCGAGTTGCGCTGGCGCTTGCTCTGATGGGATGGCAGGGACTCGACAATCCTCGCATTGGTGCTGTCCCTAATTCCGCATCTTGCCATACCTGCCTCAGACGGCTAGGGCTTTGGATGTTCAAGAGCAAGGAGGTTGCGGACGACGGCGAGGTTCTTGTTCCTGCTCCCATGGACTTCCTGGACCCCGTTAGGGAACATCGTTTCTTCTGCCCCTGGTCCAACCCGGAGACCCAACGTCAGAGCCATGCCCATACTCGACCAGAGCAGGACTTGCCGGGGTGGAAAGTGTTGATGCAGACACTGGCCAATGACGCCCATCTTCGTAGCGTCTATGAAGGCCGCTCACCAGCACGACACCGAGCTCAACGATCGATCGGAGCCCCCTCAACCCCGCGGAGACCTGGGACTGCTGCCTCTATCTCCACACCACAAACACTGCCTGCCATGCGCACCGCCACCCCAGACTCTGCTGGTGTAACGGGCTCAGATCATGTTGAAGAGAGCGAAAAGGAGAGGGACGCAAAAGACAAGGAACGATGGGCAAGATTGAGGAGAGTGAAGAGTTTGTTTGACAACAAGGGCAGCAGAAAGCTGCGGCACTCTATAAGCCGTTCTATCAGCCGTCCAGGAACAGCGCACTCGACAAAGTCGGGAGGAGGCCAGAAAGAATGATGTA
This window encodes:
- a CDS encoding A-deaminase domain-containing protein, translating into MGALCSRSGPEDGGQDDYDSHQRKHNINTTSMTQSTRQTSPPTWRHPLGALTLAEALAAKSHIEALNGEIAGRRPIFEAEDAGTTGSTAVESDDPRTRDYFKLRQSIVTCERTLDFDHPCRRGATPDERRADAIIQELKRRDETNVYEKAPSRTGYGGQLHPRFPGDHFLSNKSLIDQTDLFAVARRMPKGGHLHIHFNACLAPHVLLNIAKDMDRMFITSDLPLVSDDDCSNFDRCEIQFSLLSPEKETPGNLFSATYKARQTMKFSRFLEMFPQIYTKGATADEWLLEKLMFHEEEAHNSLQTACGAWEKFNGRTRMMKGLFNYETAYRRYTRLCLEDFMKDNITYAEIRPNFMTSNQLWNDEGTKLIDNKGIMELIISEVNSFQADMKAQGRFFGGLKVIYCTPRSFPPEKIEAALTECLKFKKVWPEWIAGFDLVGEESKGRPIKDFIPELLKFQENCEAAKLEIPFLFHCGETLDMGTDTDGNLIDALLLKSKRIGHGFALAKHPYVMQLMKERGICLELCPISNEILGLTPRVSGHTMYQLLANNVNCTVSSDNGTLFRSSLSHDFYQVMVGKADMGLFGWKQLVLWSLKHACLDQSEYARVYAHWETEWKEFVKWVIQTYGEDTKAE
- a CDS encoding SRP40-C domain-containing protein; translation: MGKKSNKAAAAKSDDTASAPPPGQLMDLVESFLSDHAFKGAHDAFKKQREKKGWQATGAETSASLVSVFQTWEASKGEASAKPSKSNKKKASAKKSSSSEDSDSSDDGEDVDMKDADSSSESSSSSESESEDEAPKPKATKNLKRKAPVDDSSSESSSDSESDSSSSDSDSDDEPRAKKQKRDQSSGSESDSSSSESESDSDSDSDDENAESDSDSSSSSSSSSSSSSSDSDSDSDSDSDSDSDSDSDDEADAETAAQVPLPDSDGSSSSSDSSDSDSDSDNKKGKKGKEVKDSSDSSVTLDGKESPEAETDSTNPPLPPDPVLTNGRKKQNEPFSRIPKNIKVDPKFASNEYVPIAYSQRAHEDLIVTKGKGFTKEKNKKKRGSYRGGAIDISEKKGIYFDD